The following proteins are co-located in the Manihot esculenta cultivar AM560-2 chromosome 9, M.esculenta_v8, whole genome shotgun sequence genome:
- the LOC110622285 gene encoding uncharacterized protein LOC110622285, translated as MKKRNQTSDAMDSKDRNWDFKKIMKDIEFLDASHMTWKERKDLENQKVVSLGGKPPKKQRLPLSVARVQMKKQKEREEKMLQENMILGRFGGKLGGGAKRSVEKRKPENGVLRSSDGYFRNGVLDVKHMLNPAPSKNNDSGNHMVGKGKKKESGKKNRGKKKGGGRKRH; from the exons atgaagaagagAAACCAAACAAGTGATGCTATGGATAGCAAGGACCGTAATTGGGACTTCAAAAAGATTATGAAAGACATTGAGTTTTTGG ATGCCTCACATATGACATGGAAAGAGAGGAAAGACTTGGAGAACCAGAAAGTAGTGTCTCTCGGGGGCAAG CCTCCAAAGAAACAAAGGCTGCCTTTAAGTGTAGCACGTGTGCAAATGAAGAAACAAAAGGAAAGAGAGGAGAAAATGCTTCAAGAG AATATGATTCTTGGACGCTTTGGAGGTAAGCTTGGTGGTGGGGCTAAAAGATCAGTAGAAAAGCGCAAACCCGAGAATGGGGTGCTGAGATCAAGCGATGGTTATTTCAGAAATGGTGTACTTGATGTGAAGCATATGTTAAACCCAGCCCCATCAAAAAATAATGATTCTGGTAACCACATGGTTGGTAaagggaagaagaaggagagtgGAAAGAAGAATCGAGGAAAGAAGAAAGGTGGTGGTAGAAAGCGCCATTGA
- the LOC110623090 gene encoding pentatricopeptide repeat-containing protein At2g37230, whose translation MSSLMASLTLSKIYKARLYPIIPRLSLPYFISPFHFCTLTQDPVSTVTEIPPPSSQHQYENESLNGAPENQKQQRIMRGKRPNPEKLEDIICRMMASRAWTTRLQNSIRDLVPEFDHSLVYNVLHGARNSEHALQFFRWVERAGFFQHDRETHMKIIEILGRAAKLNHARCILLDMPKKGVQWDEDMFVVLIESYGKAGIVQEAVKIFQKMAELGVERSIKSYDALFKVILRRGRYMMAKRFFNKMLSEGIEPTRHTYNIMLWGFFLSLRFETAMRFYEDMKSRGISPDVVTYNTMINGYFRFRKMEEAEKVFVEMKGKNIAPTVISYTTMIKGYVAVDRVDDGLRLLEEMKSFGINPNAQTYSTLLPGLCSAGKMTEAKEILKEMVARHLAPKDNSIFMSLLSSQCKAGDLRAAEDVLKAMIRLSIPTEAGHYGVLIENFCKAEEYDRAMKLLDKLIEKEIILRPQSNMEMESSAYNSMIQYLCSHGQTGKAEIFFRQLMKKGVQDPNAFNNLIRGHSKEGCPDSAFEIMKIMGRRGVPRDADAYMLLIESYLRKGEPADAKTALDAMIDEGHVPDSSVFRSVMESLFEDGRVQTASRVMKSMVDKGVKENTDLVPKILEALLTRGHVEEALGRIELLMHSGYHVNFDDLLSVLSEKGKTIAALKLLDFALERDFNVDFKSYDKVLDALLASGKTLNAYSILCKITEKGGVTDWSSCEDLIKSLNQEGNTKQADILSRMIKGGEKSRENKKGKKQAAV comes from the coding sequence ATGTCCTCACTAATGGCTTCTTTAACCCTCTCTAAAATTTACAAAGCTCGGCTTTATCCTATTATCCCCAGACTTTCACTCCCATATTTCATCAGTCCCTTCCATTTCTGCACTTTAACCCAAGATCCAGTCTCCACAGTCACAGAAATCCCGCCACCTAGCTCACAACACCAGTACGAAAACGAGTCTCTAAATGGGGCTCCGGAGAATCAAAAGCAGCAGCGGATCATGCGAGGTAAGCGTCCGAACCCAGAAAAATTAGAGGATATAATATGCAGAATGATGGCTAGTCGGGCTTGGACGACCCGGTTGCAGAACTCGATCCGGGATTTGGTCCCCGAGTTTGACCACTCTTTAGTCTATAATGTTCTGCACGGTGCTCGCAACTCTGAGCATGCACTCCAGTTCTTTAGGTGGGTTGAACGGGCTGGGTTTTTCCAACACGACCGTGAGACCCATATGAAGATTATTGAGATTTTGGGTCGAGCTGCGAAGCTTAATCACGCTCGTTGTATTCTATTGGATATGCCAAAGAAGGGTGTTCAGTGGGATGAGGATATGTTCGTAGTGCTAATTGAGAGTTATGGTAAGGCTGGGATAGTTCAAGAAGCTGTTAAGATATTTCAGAAAATGGCTGAATTGGGTGTGGAAAGGTCAATTAAGAGTTATGATGCTTTGTTTAAGGTGATTTTGAGAAGAGGGAGGTATATGATGGCTAAGAGGTTTTTTAATAAGATGTTGAGTGAAGGGATTGAGCCGACTAGGCATACTTATAACATTATGCTTTGGGGTTTCTTCTTGTCATTGAGGTTTGAAACAGCCATGAGGTTTTATGAGGACATGAAGAGTAGAGGGATATCCCCTGATGTGGTTACGTATAATACAATGATCAATGGGTATTTTAGAtttagaaagatggaggaggcAGAGAAGGTGTTTGTGGAGATGAAGGGGAAGAACATAGCTCCTACAGTTATTAGTTATACAACTATGATTAAAGGGTATGTGGCCGTAGATAGAGTGGATGACGGGCTGAGGTTGCTTGAGGAGATGAAGTCATTTGGTATCAATCCTAATGCTCAAACTTATTCGACTTTGTTGCCAGGGCTTTGTTCTGCTGGGAAAATGACAGAAGCTAAAGAGATTTTGAAGGAGATGGTGGCGAGGCATCTTGCTCCGAAGGATAATTCCATATTTATGAGTTTGTTGTCTAGCCAGTGCAAGGCTGGAGATTTGAGAGCTGCTGAGGATGTGCTAAAGGCAATGATACGATTGAGCATACCAACGGAGGCTGGCCATTATGGTGTCTTGATAGAAAATTTCTGTAAGGCTGAGGAGTATGATAGGGCGATGAAGTTGTTGGATAAACTTATTGAGAAGGAAATTATTTTGAGGCCACAGAGTAATATGGAAATGGAGTCCAGTGCTTATAACTCTATGATTCAGTATCTTTGCAGTCATGGGCAAACAGGAAAAGCAGAAATTTTTTTCCGGCAGTTGATGAAAAAGGGCGTTCAGGATCCAAATGCCTTTAATAATTTGATCCGTGGGCATTCAAAAGAAGGGTGTCCTGATTCTGCTTTTGAAATTATGAAGATCATGGGTAGGAGAGGGGTTCCTCGAGATGCAGATGCTTACATGTTGCTGATTGAGAGCTACCTTAGGAAAGGTGAGCCTGCTGATGCGAAAACAGCTTTGGATGCAATGATCGACGAAGGGCATGTCCCAGATTCATCAGTATTCAGGTCAGTGATGGAGAGTCTGTTTGAGGATGGGAGGGTTCAAACTGCTAGCCGAGTTATGAAGAGTATGGTGGATAAGGGAGTGAAGGAGAATACAGACTTGGTACCTAAGATTTTGGAAGCTCTCCTCACGAGAGGGCATGTTGAGGAAGCCCTTGGACGAATTGAGCTACTAATGCATAGTGGGTATCATGTCAATTTTGATGATCTTCTGTCTGTTCTTAGTGAGAAAGGCAAGACTATTGCTGCTCTTAAGTTATTAGACTTTGCATTGGAGAGGGACTTTAACGTAGACTTTAAAAGCTATGATAAAGTGTTGGATGCTCTCTTAGCTTCAGGGAAGACTCTTAATGCATATTCAATACTGTGTAAAATCACGGAGAAAGGAGGTGTCACAGATTGGAGTAGCTGTGAGGATTTGATTAAGAGTCTTAATCAGGAGGGTAACACAAAGCAGGCTGATATTCTCTCAAGAATGATAAAGGGAGGGGAGAAATCTCGTGAAaacaagaaaggaaagaaacAGGCTGCTGTTTAA
- the LOC110623448 gene encoding 29 kDa ribonucleoprotein, chloroplastic, whose protein sequence is MATASASSLVLPSLGPKTLSPCNPNTPTSLFFVSPSSSLRLHAKPISIPPSIFHSLGALRQPFSSRFVPNVAVSSEFGQEEEVASDGHDAALSPDLKLFVGNLPFSVDSSQLAGLFESAGNVEMVEVIYDKVTGRSRGFGFVTMSTIEEVEAAVQQFNGYELEGRALRVNSGPPPQREASFSRGPRGGDTFDSANRLYVGNLSWSVDSMALESFFSEQGKVLDAKVVYDRESGRSRGFGFVTYSSAEEVENAIESLNGTELDGRAIRVSVAEARPRRQF, encoded by the exons ATGGCGACCGCTTCAGCCTCCTCTCTGGTTCTTCCTTCTCTGGGTCCTAAAACTCTATCCCCCTGCAACCCCAACACACCCACTTCTCTCTTTTTtgtctctccttcctcttctcttAGGCTTCACGCCAAGCCCATTTCAATTCCCCCTTCAATTTTTCATTCCTTGGGAGCTCTCCGACAACCCTTTTCCTCTCGCTTCGTTCCCAACGTCGCTGTTTCTTCCGAGTTCGGACAAGAAGAGGAGGTCGCTAGCGACGGACATGATGCCGCTCTCTCTCCCGACCTCAAATTGTTTGTGGGTAATCTTCCCTTCAGCGTTGACAGTTCTCAGCTTGCTGGCTTGTTTGAAAGCGCTGGAAATGTTGAGATGGTTGAG GTGATATATGACAAAGTAACTGGGAGAAGCAGAGGATTTGGATTTGTGACTATGTCAACTATTGAGGAAGTTGAAGCAGCTGTCCAACAGTTCAATGGCTAT GAACTTGAGGGTAGGGCATTGAGGGTGAATTCTGGACCTCCTCCTCAGAGGGAAGCTTCTTTTTCTAGAGGTCCACGAGGTGGTGACACCTTTGATTCTGCCAACCGGTTGTATGTTGGCAACCTTTCTTGGAGTGTTGATAGCATGGCACTCGAGTCCTTCTTCAGTGAGCAAGGGAAGGTTCTGGATGCTAAGGTGGTTTATGACAGAGAGAGTGGTAGATCAAggggatttggttttgttaCTTACAGTTCAGCTGAGGAGGTTGAAAATGCCATCGAGTCCTTGAATGGCACT GAATTGGATGGCAGAGCAATTCGCGTCTCTGTTGCGGAAGCCAGGCCAAGGCGTCAATTTTGA